One genomic segment of Bacteroidales bacterium includes these proteins:
- a CDS encoding class I SAM-dependent methyltransferase, which yields MDSFEHNRQSWNELTTLHAESSFYNVDSFKKGKTSLNHIEIEELGDIKGKKLLHLQCHFGMDTLSLARQGANVVGVDISDNSIQKATELSNELEISAKFVRSNLYDIENVLNETFDIVYTSYGAINWLNDLDKWAKIINRFLKPNGIFYMVEFHPFIYTLNENSEIGENYFKSKPLETIVENSYTDKSEVSKKNLKHVEWHHSLSEVLNSLISNGLTIEFLNEFPYQVYNCFPNLIEIESGKWVSKKHGDNIPHMYSIKARKF from the coding sequence ATGGATAGTTTTGAACATAATAGACAAAGTTGGAACGAATTGACAACTTTACATGCAGAATCTAGCTTTTATAATGTTGACAGTTTTAAGAAAGGAAAAACTTCACTAAATCATATTGAAATAGAAGAATTAGGAGACATAAAGGGAAAGAAACTTCTTCATCTTCAGTGTCATTTTGGAATGGATACTTTATCATTAGCTAGACAAGGAGCAAATGTTGTTGGTGTTGACATTTCTGACAATTCGATACAAAAAGCCACTGAACTGTCAAATGAATTAGAAATTTCAGCAAAATTTGTTCGTTCAAATTTATATGACATTGAGAATGTTTTAAATGAAACTTTTGACATTGTTTACACATCTTATGGAGCAATAAACTGGTTGAACGACCTTGACAAGTGGGCAAAGATTATAAATCGCTTTTTGAAACCTAATGGAATATTTTACATGGTGGAATTTCATCCATTTATTTACACACTGAATGAGAATTCGGAAATTGGTGAGAATTATTTCAAGTCAAAACCACTTGAGACAATTGTTGAGAATTCTTATACAGACAAATCCGAAGTTTCTAAAAAGAATTTGAAACACGTTGAATGGCATCATAGTTTAAGTGAAGTTTTAAATAGTTTAATCTCAAACGGACTGACAATTGAGTTTCTGAATGAGTTTCCTTATCAAGTTTATAACTGTTTTCCTAACTTGATAGAAATTGAAAGTGGAAAGTGGGTTTCTAAGAAACACGGTGACAATATTCCACATATGTATTCAATAAAAGCTAGAAAATTTTAA
- the feoB gene encoding ferrous iron transport protein B gives MKLSELHNGHKAIITKVRGRGAFRKRIAEMGFVKGKEVTAVKYAPLKDPIEYNIMGYEVSLRKSEAYLIEVITSEEAKNLEINDFHGVITDNILKTSAKEKGKIINVALVGNPNCGKTTLFNYASKSKEHVGNYGGVTVDAKMAKLKQGGYTFNIIDLPGTYSLSTYSPEELFVRKYIFGEIPDIVVNVIDASNLERNFYLTTQLIDMDIKVIIALNMYDELIKAKRLLDYKSLGSMLGIPVIPTVSSKGKGIKKLFDKIIDVYEDKDPTVRHIHINYGQGVEGSIQKIQEKIKVNKHITDNMSSRFLSIKLLESDKNANFTLTRCDNYNDINETCKKEIKSIEEQFQEDAETVLVDARYGFIAGALKETFSGPVKRRRKATEKIDHYLTHKILGFPIFMLFMFIMFFTTFEVGTYPMNWIEKLVGLFGDLVSSLLPQGVFKDLLIDGIITGVGGVIIFLPNILILFLFISFMEDTGYMARAAFIMDKLMHKIGLHGKSFIPLIMGFGCNVPAIMATRTLENRNDRLLTMLINPFMSCSARLPVYILIIGAIFKKNQSLILFFIYIIGIVIAIIVAKIFKKVLFKSKEAPFVMELPPYRVPTIRSTIRHMWYKGAQYLKKMGGVILIASIIIWFLGYYPKNVEYSKNYDNIIKSTTETYDNEIKNYISNNDKIASLNIEKQGIIKNLEIEKQSEQQANSYIGRIGKFIEPVIKPLGFDWKIGISLLTGIAAKEVVVSTMAVLYNPEKESNEVSLKENIRNHTYTEGINKGNNVFTPLVSFGFLMFILIYFPCVAVIVAIKKESGSWKWAIFTIFYTTSLAWTVSFLVFQIGNLFN, from the coding sequence GTGAAACTATCAGAATTACATAACGGGCATAAAGCAATTATTACCAAAGTGCGAGGTAGAGGCGCTTTCAGGAAGCGAATTGCCGAAATGGGATTTGTAAAGGGAAAAGAAGTTACTGCTGTAAAATACGCTCCTTTAAAAGATCCAATTGAATATAATATAATGGGCTACGAAGTTTCTTTAAGAAAAAGCGAAGCATACCTTATTGAAGTAATTACATCTGAAGAAGCAAAAAATTTAGAAATCAATGATTTTCATGGAGTTATTACCGATAATATTTTAAAAACTTCAGCAAAAGAAAAAGGGAAAATTATAAACGTGGCTCTTGTGGGTAATCCAAATTGCGGTAAAACAACTCTTTTTAATTATGCTTCAAAATCAAAAGAACATGTAGGAAATTACGGTGGTGTAACTGTTGATGCAAAAATGGCAAAATTAAAACAAGGCGGTTATACATTTAATATTATTGATTTACCCGGTACGTATTCATTATCAACATATTCACCGGAAGAATTATTTGTACGAAAATATATTTTCGGTGAGATTCCTGATATTGTTGTAAACGTAATAGATGCTTCTAATCTTGAAAGAAACTTTTATCTTACTACGCAACTTATCGACATGGATATAAAGGTAATAATTGCCCTGAATATGTATGATGAGTTAATTAAAGCCAAAAGATTACTTGATTACAAATCGCTTGGTTCTATGCTTGGTATTCCTGTTATTCCTACTGTCAGCTCAAAAGGAAAAGGAATAAAGAAACTATTTGATAAAATTATTGATGTTTACGAAGATAAAGATCCAACTGTACGACATATACATATAAATTATGGTCAAGGTGTTGAAGGTTCAATTCAAAAAATACAGGAAAAAATAAAAGTAAATAAACATATTACTGACAATATGTCTTCAAGGTTTTTATCAATAAAATTACTTGAATCGGATAAAAATGCAAATTTCACATTAACAAGATGCGATAATTATAATGATATTAATGAAACCTGTAAAAAAGAAATAAAATCTATTGAGGAGCAATTTCAAGAAGATGCTGAAACAGTACTGGTAGATGCAAGATACGGCTTTATTGCAGGAGCATTAAAAGAAACTTTCAGCGGTCCGGTTAAAAGAAGAAGAAAAGCAACAGAAAAAATTGACCACTATTTAACTCACAAAATACTTGGATTTCCTATATTCATGCTATTTATGTTTATAATGTTTTTTACAACTTTTGAAGTTGGTACTTATCCCATGAACTGGATAGAAAAATTAGTAGGTTTATTTGGAGATCTTGTTAGTTCTTTATTGCCACAAGGCGTTTTTAAAGATTTATTAATTGACGGAATAATTACAGGTGTTGGTGGAGTAATTATATTTCTGCCAAATATTCTTATCCTGTTCCTTTTCATTTCTTTTATGGAAGATACAGGCTATATGGCACGTGCAGCTTTTATAATGGACAAACTAATGCATAAAATAGGTTTACATGGAAAATCATTTATTCCTTTAATTATGGGTTTCGGGTGTAATGTTCCGGCAATAATGGCTACACGCACACTTGAAAACAGGAACGATAGATTGTTAACAATGCTTATTAATCCTTTTATGTCGTGTAGTGCAAGATTACCTGTATATATTCTTATAATAGGAGCAATATTCAAAAAAAACCAAAGTCTGATATTGTTTTTTATATATATTATTGGAATAGTTATAGCAATAATTGTTGCAAAAATCTTTAAGAAAGTTCTTTTTAAATCAAAAGAAGCTCCATTTGTTATGGAATTGCCTCCGTACCGTGTTCCAACAATAAGGTCAACTATTCGCCATATGTGGTACAAAGGTGCTCAGTACTTAAAAAAAATGGGTGGCGTTATATTAATTGCATCAATAATTATCTGGTTTCTCGGATATTACCCTAAAAATGTTGAATATTCAAAAAACTATGATAACATTATTAAATCTACAACCGAAACCTATGATAATGAAATAAAAAATTATATTTCAAACAATGATAAAATTGCTTCATTAAATATTGAAAAACAAGGAATAATAAAAAATTTAGAAATTGAAAAACAAAGCGAACAGCAAGCAAATTCATATATCGGAAGAATCGGTAAATTTATTGAACCTGTTATAAAACCTCTCGGATTTGACTGGAAAATAGGAATAAGCTTGCTTACAGGAATTGCAGCTAAAGAAGTAGTTGTAAGTACAATGGCAGTATTATATAATCCTGAAAAGGAATCAAATGAAGTATCTTTAAAAGAAAATATCAGGAACCATACTTATACAGAAGGAATTAATAAAGGAAATAATGTTTTTACACCACTCGTTTCATTCGGGTTTTTAATGTTTATTCTTATCTACTTTCCATGTGTAGCGGTGATTGTTGCTATAAAAAAAGAATCAGGTAGTTGGAAATGGGCAATTTTTACAATATTCTATACAACATCTTTAGCATGGACAGTTTCATTCCTTGTTTTTCAGATTGGAAATTTGTTTAATTAA